CCTCACTGGTCCGTGTAACAATTTCGGTTAAATCTTCATTATTGTAGTATTCCAGACGTGCCAGCACACCAAATCGGTCACGGAGCGGTGAAGACAGAGACCCGGCACGGGTAGTCGCCCCTACTAACGTAAACGGAGGCAGATCCAGCCGGACAGATCGAGCTGTTTCGCCCTTTCCGATGACAATATCCAGGCAGAAGTCTTCCATCGCGGAATAGAGCACTTCCTCGATCGCTCTTGATAGCCTGTGAATTTCATCAATAAACAGCACATCCCCAGGTTCAAGTGCTGTGAGGATAGCTGCCAGATCACCCGGCCGTTCAATTGCGGGTCCGCTTGTCGTTCTGAAATTGACGTTCATTTCTTTCGCAATGATAGATGCGAGCGTTGTTTTCCCAAGACCCGGAGGCCCGTATAGCAAAACATGGTCAAGGGCCTCATTTCTAAGCTTAGCCGCCTGAATAAAGATATTTAGATTTTCTTTTACTTTTTCTTGGCCTATGTATTGATGCAAATATTCCGGACGCAAACTCAATTCAAAAAAATCGTCCTTTGAGCTTTCACCCGATACTATTCTGTCATCCAAAGCGATCACGCCCCTAATGGTTCACTAGCTTCTGCAGCGCTTTCCTTATGTACTGATCTGTTGTCAGATCTTCCTTTTTAAGGGAAGGCAGCACTTTATTAATTTCTTTCTTGGCATACCCTAAAGCCGTTAATGCTTCAACCGCTTCATCAAGCTGTTCTGAACTGTCGGAAGCCTGGCCGGCAAATAATCCCTCCATTGGCTCTTCAGTGAAGATCGAAAGCTTTCCTTTAAGGTCCAATATCATCTGGCGGGCCGTCTTCTTCCCTACTCCCGGAAATTTCACAAGAAACCCTTCATCCTCAGCTTCAATGGCCCGGATCACTTGTTCTGGCTGTCCGAATGCCATGATGGCTAAGGCTCCTTTTGGGCCTATTCCTGATACGTTTAATAATTTTAAGAATAAATCTCGCTCTTTGCGTGTTTTAAACCCATACAGCGCAATCAAATCTTCCCTCACATAATGATATGTGTAGATCGTCTCAGCTTTACCGGGACGATAGATGAATGGATTCGGACAAAAAATTTGGTATCCAATCCCATTGGCTTCAAGAACTGCATATTCAGCAGACACGTGTTCAATCTTTCCATTTATATGTTCAATCAATCATGTTCTCTCCTTCTAGAAAAGCGGAAGCGCCCTGCTTAAATCCGACGAGCGCTGAAGCTAGACATCACAAAAAGCGACCATACGTTTCTGTCAGTATTGTATCACAGAGTCAGCCGGAAAGGGGAGTTTAACACAAAAATCGCAATGCTTCTTTTCAAGGAAATAAAAAAAAGAGAACAGAAAAAATCCTGTTCTCTAACGATTATTTTCGAAAGGACGTTTAACTGCATCTCCTAAGTTGGTGCCTGCTTTTCCGATATCCGCCATAATTCCCTTGATGTCAGAGCTGACTTCATTGGTTGTTTTGCCGTCACGGAGATTATTATCTACGTTTTTGATTCGATTCACGATCGAATCATCAGTTGTCACGCGAACATCCCGATTGGGAACCAGCTTTTTCACTTCTCTATACACTCTCTGATCGACAGCGCTTTTATCGTTTTCACTGGTATCTATACCGACAATGACGTTGTTATCATTCAAAATAACGTGAGCATCGTCTACATTGTTCATACTGTTGACCCGGTTCCTGATCTTCTCGGCAAGCGCACCATCATAGTCCTCATGATACGTTACATTATGGTCGGTACGGTTATTATCCATCATGTCAGTAACAGGGCCTTTACTGCGGTCCAAATCCCCGCGGTTGTCACCCTCGTTGGAATAATATCCGATCGGCCTTACATCATTATCGTTGCGGTCGAGCGCACCTTTGTTGTTGTTACAGCCCACCAGACCTGCTGTTAATGCAAGAACCGTTATTCCGCTTAGTAAAATCTTCAATGCAAAAACCTCCTTTCACCACTAGAATGGCATTCGGAGGTTCTTTTTACTCTGTTACATACCGGTAAGACATATAATTTCTGGATATTACGTGGGATTCTTGACCAATTCCTGTATTGTTTTTATAAACTTTCTCCGGAACGGAAGATCTTCTTCTGTAAAGGCCGTCATTTCTTTGATCTGATCTTTCCCCGCTTCGAATGCACGATTCCATTCTCTGTATAGATCCGTCGGAAAAACAAGGGCGATTAAAAACCATTTTTTACGAAGAAGCGATTCCAGCTCAGGGTCTTGGCATTTTCGCAATATGGATGGGGACCAATCCCAATATGGCATGATCCGGTTTACATATTGAAGAATGTCATAATCATGCGGGACGACGGAAAACAGGTCGTAATCGATTAAGATTACGTTGTCCCCGCTTAAGCGCATAAAATTATGAGGAGCTACATCTCCGTGGCATACTTCACCCTTTTGTCTTGCGTTCTGTTCCATTTTTTCCAGTTCTCTTCGGTTCAATTTGCTCAATGACCATTTCCCCCACCCAATCATTTCCTGAAAAGCTTCACTCATCTCATGAGAAATATGATGTTTTTTACTGTTTCTTTTAAAAGCATTAAATCGTTTGGTCCACTTTTCGATAAGTGAATAGCTCGATAGAAGCGAGAGATAGGAGTCAGACTGAAAGATACTCTGGCGGTGGAACTTTCGAATCGCATGGATTCCGTCTCTAATGTCCTTTTCGTCATTCAGATCAAGTTCATCACCTTTATAAAAAGGCATGATGCCCCAATACATGTTCTCATAGTAATGTATTTTCTTTCCGGTCGGAAAAGCCGTATATATTCCCATCATCGGACTTGATTGCTGAGAATACCACCGGGACAGCTTCAATTGCTCCTGACATTCTTCCTTTCTGGAGAACCCTTTAAGCACATAAGTTCCTGCTTTGGTTTCAATAATACAAACATTTTGTTTCACAAAATAATGGTTTTTAATATCCAGCCCTTTCTCAGTAAGGCTACTTAAGAAGAGACGCTTTCTTTTGAAACCGTCTCCGTATGAATTACTCTTCATCTTGATCTTGGCTGTCTAACGAGCCATCACGGTATTGCGCCTGTGAGTACGGATTTGGCATTCCTTGCATCTGACCCATTTGTCCTTGCTGCGCTGGGGGATTACCGCCGTAAGATCCTTGCCCTCCGGACATATCACCATACCCTTGAGAAACTTGGCCTGGCGGATATTCACCATACATTTGCTGACCCTGCATTCCTTGGCCCATCGGCTGGCTGCCATATGGCTGAACTTGCATTCCCTGGCTCATCGGCTGGCTGCCATATGGCTGAACTTGCATTCCCTGACTCATCGGCTGGCTGGCATATGGCTGAACTTGCATTCCCTGGCTCATCGGCTGGCTG
This genomic stretch from Fictibacillus marinisediminis harbors:
- the ruvA gene encoding Holliday junction branch migration protein RuvA, with protein sequence MIEHINGKIEHVSAEYAVLEANGIGYQIFCPNPFIYRPGKAETIYTYHYVREDLIALYGFKTRKERDLFLKLLNVSGIGPKGALAIMAFGQPEQVIRAIEAEDEGFLVKFPGVGKKTARQMILDLKGKLSIFTEEPMEGLFAGQASDSSEQLDEAVEALTALGYAKKEINKVLPSLKKEDLTTDQYIRKALQKLVNH
- the ruvB gene encoding Holliday junction branch migration DNA helicase RuvB yields the protein MDDRIVSGESSKDDFFELSLRPEYLHQYIGQEKVKENLNIFIQAAKLRNEALDHVLLYGPPGLGKTTLASIIAKEMNVNFRTTSGPAIERPGDLAAILTALEPGDVLFIDEIHRLSRAIEEVLYSAMEDFCLDIVIGKGETARSVRLDLPPFTLVGATTRAGSLSSPLRDRFGVLARLEYYNNEDLTEIVTRTSEVFGMKIDRPSAQEIARRSRGTPRIANRLFKRVRDFAQVDGTDTVSISLADRALEMLQVDRLGLDHIDHKLLQGIIHKYKGGPVGLETISATIGEESHTIEDVYEPYLLQIGFIQRTPRGRVVTALAYEHFNMEVPNP
- a CDS encoding phosphotransferase codes for the protein MKSNSYGDGFKRKRLFLSSLTEKGLDIKNHYFVKQNVCIIETKAGTYVLKGFSRKEECQEQLKLSRWYSQQSSPMMGIYTAFPTGKKIHYYENMYWGIMPFYKGDELDLNDEKDIRDGIHAIRKFHRQSIFQSDSYLSLLSSYSLIEKWTKRFNAFKRNSKKHHISHEMSEAFQEMIGWGKWSLSKLNRRELEKMEQNARQKGEVCHGDVAPHNFMRLSGDNVILIDYDLFSVVPHDYDILQYVNRIMPYWDWSPSILRKCQDPELESLLRKKWFLIALVFPTDLYREWNRAFEAGKDQIKEMTAFTEEDLPFRRKFIKTIQELVKNPT
- a CDS encoding YhcN/YlaJ family sporulation lipoprotein; this encodes MKILLSGITVLALTAGLVGCNNNKGALDRNDNDVRPIGYYSNEGDNRGDLDRSKGPVTDMMDNNRTDHNVTYHEDYDGALAEKIRNRVNSMNNVDDAHVILNDNNVIVGIDTSENDKSAVDQRVYREVKKLVPNRDVRVTTDDSIVNRIKNVDNNLRDGKTTNEVSSDIKGIMADIGKAGTNLGDAVKRPFENNR